In Streptomyces violaceusniger Tu 4113, one DNA window encodes the following:
- a CDS encoding VWA domain-containing protein codes for MPAQTTAHVQHQPPALSEAEWAQARWEDDGGPPFEPSPAAQAGQWIRIAAALTGRLPELADRKDVIVTCQHGTRSGAPGAFYPTTAELEIDAALFAPLPPATINPDRRGDEERYPAAWGVLVHEAAHAAHSIWTTPPNLRGTALDRAAQLLEESRAERAHLTRRPADRTFLRSATNTLILADITAQTPSNRWQAAQAAGLILARRDAGILDPDETEPLEQAVTSILGPDLLDTLTQIWTAAHATADDDAPGMLDHAHAWCQALGTPATAPEPTGGGPLGELAEAIGKVTVRVQANEATQAAAQARVAAARTARAEAKAAQATHERQAAKTAERVFSPGARPFTPGKPRKGNTPSPVTGTRLPTATEKAAAGQLAKALRAAAYRERTTTHTASAAPPGRLNMRQALAREAQKAAGATPTATPWTRTLRRPNPTPPLRVGIAVDVSGSMNAAADPIASAAWILAKATALTDPDSRTATVAYDRALTAITAPGRAPAKVTRFEARGLGHRLAEAIDALCAGLALTQPGTGRLLVIASDGYYHPDEAARAAQRITTLKDAGCAVLWLAFAPDPCPLPGATPLELTHPAQAITAIAKAATTALTTTR; via the coding sequence ATGCCCGCGCAGACCACAGCCCACGTACAGCACCAGCCGCCCGCACTGTCTGAGGCCGAATGGGCTCAAGCCCGGTGGGAGGACGATGGTGGCCCGCCGTTCGAACCCAGCCCGGCCGCGCAGGCCGGGCAATGGATCCGGATCGCCGCAGCCCTGACCGGACGGCTCCCCGAACTCGCGGACCGCAAGGACGTGATCGTCACTTGCCAGCACGGCACCCGCTCCGGCGCCCCGGGCGCCTTCTACCCCACCACGGCCGAGCTGGAGATCGATGCCGCCCTCTTCGCCCCGCTGCCACCGGCCACCATCAACCCCGACCGACGCGGTGATGAGGAACGCTACCCGGCCGCCTGGGGAGTCCTGGTCCACGAGGCCGCGCACGCCGCGCACAGCATCTGGACCACCCCGCCCAACCTGCGCGGGACCGCGCTGGACAGGGCGGCACAGCTGTTGGAGGAGTCCCGCGCCGAACGCGCTCATCTCACCCGCCGCCCCGCCGACCGCACGTTCCTGCGATCGGCCACCAACACCCTCATCCTCGCCGATATCACCGCGCAGACTCCCAGCAACCGCTGGCAGGCTGCCCAGGCCGCCGGTCTGATCCTTGCCCGCAGGGATGCCGGAATCCTCGACCCGGACGAAACCGAACCCCTCGAACAGGCCGTCACCAGCATCCTCGGTCCCGACCTGCTGGACACCCTCACCCAGATCTGGACGGCGGCCCACGCCACCGCCGACGACGACGCGCCCGGCATGCTGGATCACGCGCATGCCTGGTGCCAAGCCCTCGGCACACCAGCCACCGCACCCGAACCCACCGGCGGCGGACCACTGGGTGAACTCGCCGAGGCCATCGGGAAGGTGACGGTACGGGTGCAGGCGAACGAGGCCACGCAGGCCGCCGCACAGGCACGGGTCGCCGCCGCCCGAACCGCCCGGGCCGAGGCGAAAGCCGCCCAGGCCACCCACGAACGGCAAGCGGCCAAAACGGCGGAACGGGTCTTCTCGCCCGGAGCACGACCGTTCACACCCGGCAAACCCCGCAAGGGCAACACCCCATCCCCGGTGACCGGCACCCGGCTGCCGACCGCAACCGAGAAGGCCGCCGCCGGACAGCTCGCCAAGGCTCTGCGGGCCGCCGCCTACCGCGAACGCACCACCACCCACACCGCCTCGGCCGCCCCACCCGGTCGCCTCAACATGCGCCAAGCACTCGCCCGGGAAGCCCAGAAGGCGGCCGGAGCCACCCCCACGGCCACACCCTGGACCCGGACCCTGCGCCGCCCCAACCCCACACCGCCACTGCGCGTGGGGATCGCGGTCGACGTGTCCGGATCCATGAACGCCGCAGCAGACCCGATCGCCTCGGCCGCCTGGATCCTGGCCAAAGCCACCGCACTGACCGACCCCGACTCACGCACCGCGACCGTGGCCTACGACCGGGCCCTGACCGCCATCACCGCACCCGGCCGTGCCCCCGCCAAGGTCACCCGCTTCGAGGCCAGGGGGCTCGGACACCGCCTCGCCGAGGCTATCGACGCCCTCTGTGCCGGGCTCGCCCTCACCCAGCCCGGAACGGGCCGCCTGCTGGTCATCGCCTCCGACGGCTACTACCACCCCGACGAAGCCGCCCGCGCCGCCCAACGCATCACCACCCTGAAGGACGCCGGATGCGCGGTGCTATGGCTCGCCTTCGCCCCCGATCCGTGCCCGCTGCCGGGCGCCACGCCGCTGGAACTGACCCACCCGGCCCAGGCCATCACCGCGATCGCCAAAGCCGCGACCACCGCCCTCACCACCACCCGATAA
- a CDS encoding pilus assembly protein TadG-related protein, translated as MATNRDRGQVTAFVIGVVAALWLFAGIVVDGGLALASKARALDVAQEAARTGAQQLDVGRLRSADDIRLSNGKATRAATSYVAATGDTGRASVHGDEVTVWVTHHQRAQILRVIGVRTLTVTARAIVRAERANR; from the coding sequence GTGGCGACGAATAGAGACCGGGGTCAGGTCACCGCGTTTGTGATCGGCGTGGTGGCGGCGCTGTGGCTGTTCGCCGGGATCGTCGTTGACGGTGGGTTGGCTCTGGCCAGCAAGGCCCGCGCGCTGGACGTGGCGCAGGAGGCGGCCCGGACCGGTGCCCAGCAACTCGATGTCGGCCGACTCCGCAGCGCGGATGACATCCGGCTTTCGAATGGCAAGGCCACCCGGGCCGCCACTTCGTACGTCGCCGCCACCGGCGACACCGGCAGGGCCTCGGTTCACGGCGATGAAGTCACCGTGTGGGTCACCCACCACCAGCGCGCCCAGATCCTGCGGGTGATCGGCGTACGCACGCTGACCGTCACGGCCCGTGCCATCGTGCGTGCCGAACGCGCCAATCGGTAG
- a CDS encoding DUF317 domain-containing protein, translating into MHNRNRPSTPRYLISPRYLAGPDPAAVTTADDVLLAAGWKATREPCHTDYRDPSGQRHARHLHSRAEHPGKPLMAWEFTASPCPTTRVTWTAWFSHDTPPEITAAFAAAVADDTPGPTPEDGPRYLLLSQSPHKATEALATAGWIRDIGHQDDSWYSPNEQAVVITATVPTTTGKSGANWLCAARRAADAMVLWVALASPATPTHLMAALCRALTDPTPVPRHTLPDPEVGALTITPCP; encoded by the coding sequence ATGCACAACCGGAATCGCCCCAGCACACCGCGCTATCTGATCTCGCCCCGTTACCTCGCAGGGCCCGACCCCGCCGCCGTGACCACAGCTGACGACGTGCTCCTGGCAGCCGGATGGAAGGCCACCCGCGAGCCGTGCCACACCGACTACCGCGACCCCAGCGGCCAGCGCCACGCGCGCCATCTCCACAGCCGGGCCGAGCACCCCGGGAAGCCTTTGATGGCCTGGGAGTTCACGGCCAGTCCCTGCCCCACCACACGTGTGACCTGGACAGCGTGGTTCTCCCACGACACCCCACCCGAAATCACCGCCGCATTCGCCGCCGCCGTGGCCGACGACACCCCCGGGCCCACCCCCGAAGACGGTCCGCGCTACCTCCTGTTGTCGCAATCCCCGCACAAGGCCACCGAGGCACTCGCCACAGCCGGATGGATCCGCGACATCGGCCACCAAGACGACTCCTGGTACTCCCCCAACGAGCAGGCCGTCGTCATCACCGCCACCGTCCCCACCACCACCGGGAAGAGCGGAGCGAACTGGCTGTGCGCCGCCCGCCGCGCCGCCGACGCCATGGTGCTGTGGGTCGCCCTAGCCTCCCCGGCCACCCCAACCCACCTGATGGCCGCCCTATGCCGCGCCCTCACCGACCCGACACCAGTCCCGCGCCACACCCTCCCCGATCCCGAGGTCGGCGCACTGACCATCACCCCGTGCCCCTGA
- a CDS encoding RNA polymerase sigma factor, which yields MGEQRAPVQEQRVTRRQSAQTPLHAPGSRLDFALFYSEHLGMLTRFVMRLGASPYEAAEAAHAAFVEAFPKWSQITTPRAWLRTVAARAYLRQTQLRDRPTDTIPDQPGGECPLAALVLKDEEQHVCAALSALPPRQRQVMAWHLDGFSHSEISDELGITVEAVRQNYARARVSLKRALGLTAGDQL from the coding sequence ATGGGTGAACAACGAGCACCGGTCCAGGAACAGCGAGTCACACGCCGACAATCGGCACAGACGCCACTGCATGCGCCCGGGAGCCGGCTGGATTTCGCACTGTTCTACTCCGAACACCTGGGGATGCTGACTCGGTTCGTGATGCGCCTGGGTGCGTCTCCCTACGAGGCGGCGGAAGCCGCACACGCTGCATTCGTCGAAGCCTTCCCCAAGTGGTCACAGATCACGACGCCCCGGGCCTGGTTGCGTACGGTCGCTGCACGGGCCTATCTGCGCCAGACCCAGCTCCGCGACCGGCCAACCGACACCATCCCGGACCAGCCCGGTGGGGAATGCCCCTTGGCGGCCTTGGTCCTGAAGGATGAGGAACAGCACGTGTGCGCGGCCTTGAGCGCGCTGCCCCCGCGTCAGCGCCAGGTGATGGCGTGGCACCTGGACGGCTTCTCACACTCCGAAATCAGTGACGAGCTAGGGATCACTGTTGAGGCGGTTCGTCAAAACTACGCCCGTGCCCGAGTGTCATTGAAACGCGCCCTGGGCCTGACGGCGGGAGACCAACTATGA
- a CDS encoding BTAD domain-containing putative transcriptional regulator, whose translation MAYRSSWRARLRAAVTATGTSAVILALLGGMPYILWQAAEVPWPDRIGSWRSLGDRLTQPVTDLVMVDLLAMVGWVCWAAFAYSILKETTWYVVHLPRLLRDQTAHAAHVDTLPLRRAFAAVCVGTLVLALISLWRPSAAHAHQRTPAEGLRADVASTAPAHPGPVEDGRPRTRVVGNAQPRCVEYTVVEGDTLWDIAETHLGDPLKWPRIYALNKTRVQADGTRLTNPDVITPGWQLAIPITASASPPRPPTQPAPPQVKPSAPSKPVTPTTEPAPGLGMQHDADGRAVSEHATSHAPPGPAAISVGTAGVIGITTAAGLLAALRFFRFYQSRSRRPGLDAEPPPLSPLVEQAVLAAREAALPRTTTADPDSLITRRTPPQPAQLPSTVTIGTAGHAEVPLDALAEAGGCAWNGPGAEAAARALVVGILTAAERQRPGTPGVTGLLAHDLADRLLPGLPPDFSALTTAEDLDYAVRRGEEHLLAHARHRHDAQEAGGEPPLATPEGKDEKPSPGTLVFLAEPDAAHTGRLTALAARATHGNLVVLTLGDLPGAASWHVAADGTVSRDKESGDRSSGLRLFHLTPQAGRDVLDVLLTAHDERPRPRMVPGARAPAHLPQDADSEDAEQEPEDDPPAVRSEPVGPVKPREPGPAKPVRLNVLGPVTLYAHPNPEPVGLGLRDEVREFLALLAAHPAGLIADDIARHLRLSEDSDQSAKELKNLRRAVRRALRSATGHSKAEFIQLHGELHKLHLGLIETDLAAFTQTLQRAATATDEAGRLSALRRAADLYHGPFAHGGDYPWCDSIRESLASKAADAVAHIAHHAEHTGTRQDADSALALLEKAISLSPTNELLYQHAIRLHQAAGRHDTARHTFTLLTRHLNELGLEPDPATRSLLTARSRSVHSA comes from the coding sequence ATGGCCTACCGATCCTCGTGGCGGGCGCGGCTGCGCGCCGCCGTCACGGCCACCGGCACCAGCGCCGTCATCCTCGCCCTCCTGGGCGGCATGCCGTACATCCTCTGGCAGGCGGCCGAAGTGCCTTGGCCCGACCGTATCGGCTCGTGGCGGAGCCTGGGTGACCGACTGACGCAGCCCGTCACCGATCTCGTGATGGTCGACCTGCTGGCGATGGTGGGCTGGGTGTGTTGGGCTGCGTTCGCTTACTCCATCCTGAAGGAAACCACCTGGTACGTGGTTCATCTGCCGAGGCTGCTGCGCGACCAAACGGCCCATGCGGCGCATGTGGACACCCTGCCTCTGCGACGCGCATTCGCCGCAGTGTGCGTGGGCACACTCGTACTCGCCCTGATCAGCCTCTGGCGGCCCTCCGCCGCGCATGCTCACCAACGCACCCCGGCTGAGGGCTTGCGTGCCGATGTCGCCTCGACAGCTCCTGCCCATCCGGGACCGGTGGAGGACGGACGCCCGCGGACGCGAGTAGTAGGCAACGCCCAGCCCCGCTGTGTGGAGTACACCGTGGTGGAAGGCGACACCCTGTGGGACATCGCTGAAACCCACCTCGGGGATCCGCTGAAGTGGCCGCGGATCTACGCCCTGAACAAGACCCGCGTCCAGGCCGACGGTACGCGACTGACCAACCCCGATGTGATCACGCCCGGCTGGCAACTCGCCATCCCCATTACCGCTTCCGCCTCACCACCACGCCCTCCCACCCAGCCCGCGCCCCCGCAAGTCAAGCCTTCCGCCCCGAGTAAGCCTGTCACCCCCACCACGGAGCCGGCGCCGGGCCTGGGCATGCAGCATGACGCCGACGGCCGAGCCGTCAGCGAGCACGCCACGAGCCACGCGCCGCCAGGACCGGCCGCGATAAGCGTCGGCACGGCGGGCGTCATCGGCATCACCACTGCGGCCGGTCTCCTTGCCGCCCTGCGCTTCTTCCGCTTCTACCAGAGCAGATCCCGTCGTCCCGGTCTCGATGCGGAGCCCCCGCCGTTGAGCCCCCTGGTCGAGCAAGCGGTTCTGGCCGCCCGCGAGGCCGCCTTGCCCCGAACCACCACTGCCGATCCAGACAGCTTGATCACGCGCCGTACCCCGCCTCAACCGGCCCAGCTTCCCTCCACGGTGACTATCGGCACCGCCGGTCACGCTGAAGTCCCACTGGACGCCCTCGCGGAAGCCGGAGGATGCGCGTGGAATGGGCCCGGTGCTGAGGCAGCCGCCCGCGCGCTGGTGGTCGGCATCCTCACCGCGGCCGAACGCCAACGTCCTGGCACACCAGGCGTTACAGGGCTCCTTGCCCACGACCTGGCCGACCGGCTCCTGCCGGGGCTCCCGCCCGACTTCAGTGCCCTGACCACGGCCGAGGACCTGGACTACGCTGTCCGCCGCGGAGAAGAGCACCTCCTCGCGCACGCCCGCCACCGGCACGATGCGCAAGAAGCCGGAGGCGAACCGCCCCTGGCGACCCCCGAGGGCAAGGACGAGAAGCCCAGCCCAGGCACCTTGGTCTTCCTCGCCGAGCCGGATGCCGCGCACACTGGCCGCCTCACCGCACTGGCCGCCCGGGCCACGCATGGCAACCTCGTCGTCCTCACCCTGGGCGATCTGCCCGGCGCTGCCTCCTGGCATGTCGCGGCAGACGGCACCGTCAGCCGGGATAAGGAGAGCGGTGATCGGAGCAGTGGCCTGCGGTTGTTCCACCTCACCCCGCAGGCCGGCCGCGACGTCCTGGACGTCCTCCTCACCGCGCACGATGAGCGACCGCGCCCGCGCATGGTCCCCGGCGCCCGAGCCCCCGCACACCTGCCGCAAGACGCGGACAGCGAGGATGCCGAGCAGGAGCCGGAAGACGATCCACCGGCTGTCCGGTCGGAGCCCGTAGGGCCCGTAAAACCACGAGAGCCAGGACCGGCCAAGCCAGTCCGCCTGAACGTTCTGGGACCGGTGACGCTCTACGCTCACCCGAACCCCGAGCCCGTCGGGCTGGGGCTGCGCGATGAAGTACGAGAATTCCTCGCCCTCCTCGCTGCCCATCCCGCCGGGCTGATCGCCGACGACATCGCGCGTCACCTCCGCCTCAGCGAGGATTCCGACCAGTCTGCGAAGGAACTCAAGAACCTTCGCCGGGCCGTAAGACGCGCGCTCCGCTCAGCCACCGGGCACAGCAAAGCGGAATTCATCCAGCTTCATGGAGAATTGCATAAACTCCATCTTGGCTTGATCGAAACCGACCTCGCTGCCTTCACCCAAACCCTCCAGCGCGCCGCGACCGCCACCGACGAAGCCGGGCGCCTGTCCGCCCTACGGCGCGCGGCGGACCTGTATCACGGCCCCTTTGCCCACGGCGGCGACTACCCCTGGTGTGACAGCATTCGCGAATCACTGGCGAGCAAGGCCGCCGACGCTGTCGCCCACATCGCCCACCACGCCGAGCACACCGGCACCCGTCAGGACGCCGATTCCGCACTCGCCCTGCTGGAGAAGGCCATCAGCCTCAGCCCCACAAATGAACTGCTCTACCAGCACGCCATCCGTCTGCACCAAGCCGCCGGACGCCACGACACCGCCCGCCACACCTTCACCCTCCTCACACGCCACCTCAACGAACTCGGCCTCGAACCAGACCCCGCCACTCGCTCCCTGCTCACAGCACGCAGCCGCTCCGTCCACTCGGCATAG
- a CDS encoding TadE/TadG family type IV pilus assembly protein has protein sequence MNEGTSAAPSSADRGSAAVELVLVTPLLLLVLMTVVALGRLADARLVVADTAHQAARAASLARTEAAARTGARRTAQAALHHAGAGCSHPTVALITSGLQPGGSVTAKVTCTVALHHLTHTGMPGRVTVSGTASSPVDVHRSAP, from the coding sequence GTGAACGAGGGAACGAGCGCTGCCCCGTCCTCGGCGGATCGCGGTTCGGCTGCCGTGGAACTCGTCCTGGTCACCCCGCTGCTCCTGCTCGTTCTTATGACGGTCGTCGCTTTGGGGCGTCTGGCCGACGCCCGACTCGTCGTGGCGGACACCGCTCACCAGGCCGCCCGGGCAGCCTCCCTCGCCCGCACCGAAGCCGCCGCCCGCACCGGCGCCCGGCGCACCGCTCAGGCCGCGCTCCATCACGCGGGGGCTGGATGCTCGCACCCCACGGTCGCGCTCATCACCAGCGGACTCCAGCCCGGTGGCTCCGTCACCGCGAAAGTCACCTGTACCGTCGCACTTCACCACCTCACCCACACCGGCATGCCGGGCCGGGTGACGGTGAGCGGCACCGCCTCCTCCCCGGTGGACGTGCACCGGAGCGCACCGTGA
- a CDS encoding type II secretion system F family protein — MAAVLTTAALLTLPGLLGPDRAAVARTERLEALALWTEMLRDTLSAAAGLEQAVLATADIAPTALRRELSALVVSVRSGQPLPAALRTFADDADDPLADVVVAALVMAAERQASQLAALLGELADSVREQVAMRQRIDAGRASIRTGVRVTVTVTLGMAVGLTVFNRPYLDPFNTLTGQLVLAVVGALFAASFTWLSAIGRVHEPVRLVGHHPAEATNDTGRTR; from the coding sequence GTGGCAGCGGTACTGACCACCGCGGCGCTTCTGACCCTCCCCGGTCTGCTCGGCCCCGATCGGGCAGCGGTTGCGCGGACGGAGCGGCTGGAAGCACTCGCGCTGTGGACGGAGATGCTGCGCGACACCCTCTCCGCGGCGGCAGGGCTGGAGCAGGCTGTCCTGGCCACAGCCGACATCGCGCCCACCGCTCTGCGGCGAGAGCTGAGCGCCTTGGTCGTATCGGTCCGCTCCGGCCAGCCGTTGCCCGCTGCCTTGCGGACCTTCGCTGACGACGCGGACGACCCGCTCGCCGATGTCGTGGTCGCCGCCCTGGTGATGGCCGCCGAACGGCAGGCCAGCCAGCTCGCCGCCCTGCTGGGCGAGCTGGCCGACTCGGTGCGCGAACAGGTGGCCATGCGCCAGCGCATCGACGCGGGCCGCGCCAGCATCCGCACCGGAGTCCGCGTCACGGTTACCGTCACCCTCGGCATGGCTGTTGGCTTGACCGTCTTCAACCGTCCCTATCTGGACCCCTTCAACACCCTGACGGGCCAGCTGGTCCTGGCCGTCGTCGGTGCCCTGTTCGCGGCCTCCTTCACCTGGCTATCCGCCATCGGCCGTGTACACGAACCCGTTCGCCTCGTCGGCCACCACCCCGCCGAAGCCACGAACGACACGGGGAGGACGCGGTGA
- a CDS encoding CpaF family protein — MNNTLVQQSRGEEHEPAAEVRQRVVARLAHYADEREAAGLPPETETQRRATVGRLVDEELASLARVALARGSGAMGRAAEQRIAQAVMDALFGSGTLERLLADETIENICVNGCDAVWIRRADGTWQSTSPVAASDTELIELVRTLAASVDGEERRFDRGVPRLNLQLPDGSRLFAVMAVTGRVSLSVRRHRFPAASMDDLVRLGACDEAMAGFLSALVRARKNIIIGGGTNVGKTTVLRAFASQIPPTERLITIEDTFELGLNTDTAAHPNVVAMQAREPNIEGQGAIDQAELVRWGLRMSPDRVIVGEIRGSEVIPMCNAMSQGNDGSLSTIHASTSRGVFTKLAAYAAQAPERLSLEATNLLVASAVHFVVHLGWDTTGKRVIDSVREVVDADGAQLVSNEIYRPGPDGRAVRATPLRAETLQDLIDAGLDTEAAGFTWWGAEQ, encoded by the coding sequence ATGAACAACACACTGGTCCAGCAGAGCCGCGGCGAGGAGCACGAGCCGGCCGCAGAGGTACGCCAGCGCGTAGTAGCCCGCCTGGCCCACTACGCCGATGAGCGAGAAGCCGCGGGGCTGCCGCCGGAGACCGAGACCCAGCGCCGCGCGACGGTGGGGCGCTTGGTAGACGAGGAGCTCGCGTCACTGGCCCGCGTCGCCCTCGCCCGGGGCAGTGGTGCAATGGGCCGCGCGGCGGAGCAACGTATCGCGCAGGCTGTGATGGATGCGCTGTTCGGCAGCGGCACGCTGGAGCGGCTGCTGGCAGATGAGACGATCGAGAACATCTGTGTCAACGGGTGCGATGCGGTGTGGATCCGCCGTGCGGACGGCACCTGGCAGTCAACTTCCCCGGTGGCCGCTTCGGACACCGAACTGATCGAACTGGTACGCACCCTGGCCGCGAGCGTGGACGGCGAGGAACGCCGCTTCGACCGCGGCGTACCCCGGCTGAATCTCCAGCTCCCCGACGGGTCTCGACTGTTCGCGGTGATGGCCGTGACCGGCCGCGTTTCGTTGTCAGTACGCCGCCATCGGTTCCCTGCCGCGTCCATGGACGACCTGGTGCGCCTCGGAGCATGTGATGAGGCCATGGCCGGTTTCCTCTCAGCGCTTGTGCGGGCTCGGAAGAACATCATCATCGGCGGTGGCACCAACGTCGGGAAGACCACCGTGCTGAGGGCCTTCGCCTCGCAGATCCCGCCGACCGAGCGGCTGATCACCATCGAGGACACTTTCGAGCTCGGCCTCAACACCGATACGGCCGCTCATCCCAACGTTGTGGCCATGCAGGCCCGGGAACCCAACATTGAGGGCCAAGGCGCCATCGACCAGGCGGAACTGGTGCGGTGGGGACTGCGGATGTCACCGGACCGTGTGATCGTCGGCGAGATCCGCGGCAGCGAGGTCATCCCGATGTGCAACGCCATGAGCCAGGGCAACGACGGCTCGCTGTCCACCATCCACGCCTCGACCTCCCGAGGGGTGTTCACCAAGCTCGCCGCGTACGCCGCCCAGGCTCCCGAGAGGCTGTCGCTGGAGGCCACCAACCTGTTGGTGGCCTCCGCCGTCCACTTCGTCGTGCATCTGGGATGGGACACGACGGGGAAACGCGTGATCGATTCCGTACGCGAGGTCGTCGACGCCGACGGTGCGCAGCTGGTCTCGAACGAGATCTACCGGCCCGGACCCGACGGCCGCGCGGTCCGGGCGACACCTTTGCGGGCTGAGACGCTCCAGGACCTGATCGATGCCGGACTGGACACTGAAGCGGCGGGCTTCACCTGGTGGGGAGCCGAACAATGA
- a CDS encoding type II secretion system F family protein produces MITVVLGSVFGAGLVALAYGLRPPRPALADVMAALDATSPKRADAVAPDGETEWATRLGRRAVPLVRALGFPTASLRADLATCGRDVDKHLAGKATCTATGLATPWIAVALARVGTGADAGWWMPLAGSLVFAGVLFFLPDITVRKAAAERRRQMRHTLTLILDLTVISLAGGAGVQQALTDAVQAPHGWAASKLRHALRVAQLTRTSPWQHLGDLGQHLQVSDLTELAATLSLAGTEGAKVRASLAAKARAMRRRRLSEADGAAQAATEQMSLPVVLLFAAFLLLIGYPALVHVLAVS; encoded by the coding sequence GTGATTACCGTCGTGCTGGGGAGTGTGTTCGGCGCCGGACTGGTCGCACTCGCATACGGCCTGCGCCCACCGCGGCCCGCGCTTGCGGACGTGATGGCCGCTCTCGACGCGACGTCCCCGAAGCGGGCCGATGCGGTCGCGCCGGACGGGGAAACGGAGTGGGCAACACGCCTCGGTCGTAGGGCCGTACCGCTGGTGCGGGCGCTCGGTTTCCCCACCGCTTCTCTACGCGCCGATCTTGCCACCTGCGGGCGGGATGTGGACAAGCACCTGGCGGGCAAGGCGACCTGCACTGCCACCGGTCTGGCCACACCGTGGATCGCGGTCGCCCTGGCCCGCGTCGGCACCGGTGCCGACGCGGGCTGGTGGATGCCGCTGGCCGGATCACTCGTGTTCGCGGGAGTGCTGTTCTTCCTCCCGGACATCACGGTGCGCAAGGCGGCAGCCGAACGCCGACGCCAGATGCGGCACACGCTCACCCTGATCCTGGACCTGACCGTGATCTCCCTGGCCGGCGGAGCCGGCGTGCAGCAGGCCCTGACCGACGCCGTCCAGGCACCCCACGGCTGGGCCGCATCCAAACTGCGTCATGCCTTGCGTGTCGCCCAGCTCACCCGGACCAGCCCCTGGCAGCACCTGGGCGACCTCGGACAACACCTACAGGTCAGTGATCTGACGGAACTCGCCGCCACGCTCAGTCTGGCCGGCACCGAGGGCGCCAAGGTCCGTGCTTCCCTCGCTGCAAAAGCGCGCGCCATGCGACGACGCCGACTCTCAGAAGCCGACGGGGCGGCCCAGGCGGCCACCGAGCAGATGTCCCTGCCCGTCGTGCTTCTCTTCGCCGCGTTTCTGCTCCTCATCGGCTATCCCGCCCTCGTGCACGTCCTCGCGGTGAGCTGA
- a CDS encoding TadE family protein: MNHLLRVPRGFRGDRGAVTTQLVVVVPALLMLALLIVQFALAWHARHIAQYAAERALAAARVQHGSAADGHARGVRSLTQLGSRVLTAPSVTVRRTATQAVVRVQGRVMPVLPGLHLTASGTASGAVERITTPAGGHA, encoded by the coding sequence GTGAACCATCTGTTGCGCGTACCGCGCGGATTCCGGGGCGACCGCGGCGCCGTGACCACCCAGCTGGTGGTCGTCGTTCCGGCGCTGCTGATGCTCGCGTTGCTGATCGTCCAGTTCGCGCTGGCCTGGCACGCCAGGCACATCGCCCAGTACGCGGCCGAACGCGCCCTGGCCGCCGCACGGGTACAGCACGGCAGCGCGGCAGACGGCCACGCGCGAGGCGTCCGCAGCCTGACCCAGCTCGGCAGCCGTGTCCTCACCGCCCCATCGGTAACGGTCCGCCGTACCGCCACGCAAGCTGTGGTGCGTGTGCAGGGGAGGGTGATGCCGGTTCTGCCGGGCTTGCATCTGACGGCCAGCGGCACGGCCTCGGGTGCGGTCGAGCGCATCACCACCCCCGCAGGAGGGCACGCGTGA